One Candidatus Ornithobacterium hominis genomic region harbors:
- a CDS encoding aromatic hydrocarbon degradation protein gives MSKYISCFLLTLVTFTLTAQDISISPYSSLGYGDKIFNHGASTFGMGGVSTSYLSPYGNEANFSNPAANNNLFYTTFSFEGAANFSRFADKQNESSRSSTYLSKVHLAFPMGLKFRGGIGFQPYSSVGYKAGIYDLESNPQKVNLYKGDGGINSLNAFLSYNVNQNFAVGLRADYLFGKLKRNEVFSVQNTQLLTDYTYEDELKGFNLTAGLAFNKKVGENQRFFAGATYGLGNKLKSTQSYQLSTYQLISLGSAPINKDIIYEKSSNEDVKFPQQASLALSYGRDLKWLVGAQVDWEKTSELNFINQKHNSKDRLRLGLGGYYTPQFNSFRNYFQRVTYRFGGFYENMPFEINNQQINRYGITFGLGLPMGKSSDPSELNIGIELGQQGTKENNLIKESFANLRLGFNLSDTWFQKRKYD, from the coding sequence ATGAGCAAATACATAAGTTGCTTCCTGCTAACCTTGGTTACGTTTACACTAACGGCACAAGATATTTCCATATCTCCTTATTCTTCTTTGGGTTATGGCGATAAAATATTCAATCATGGAGCTTCTACATTTGGCATGGGAGGTGTTAGTACTTCCTATCTATCCCCTTACGGGAACGAGGCTAATTTTTCTAACCCTGCGGCTAATAATAATTTGTTTTACACAACATTTAGCTTTGAAGGCGCAGCCAATTTTTCTCGGTTTGCCGATAAGCAGAATGAGTCTTCTAGAAGTTCAACTTATTTATCTAAGGTTCATCTAGCCTTCCCAATGGGGCTAAAATTCCGTGGTGGAATTGGTTTTCAGCCTTACTCTTCCGTAGGCTACAAGGCTGGAATTTATGATTTGGAGAGCAATCCACAGAAAGTTAACTTATACAAAGGCGATGGCGGAATCAACAGTTTAAATGCCTTTCTCTCTTATAATGTTAATCAAAATTTTGCTGTGGGCTTACGTGCTGATTACCTCTTTGGGAAATTAAAAAGAAATGAAGTTTTCTCTGTTCAGAATACGCAACTACTTACAGACTATACTTATGAAGATGAACTGAAGGGGTTTAATTTGACTGCTGGTTTAGCTTTTAATAAAAAAGTAGGTGAAAATCAGCGATTTTTTGCTGGGGCAACTTACGGCTTGGGCAACAAATTGAAGTCAACGCAGTCTTACCAACTAAGTACTTATCAGCTAATATCTTTAGGTTCAGCACCTATCAATAAAGATATTATCTACGAAAAATCCAGCAATGAAGATGTGAAATTCCCTCAGCAGGCTTCTCTTGCGCTAAGCTATGGGAGAGATTTAAAGTGGTTGGTTGGAGCTCAAGTGGATTGGGAAAAAACTTCAGAACTAAATTTCATCAACCAAAAACATAATTCTAAAGACCGTCTAAGATTAGGGCTCGGGGGCTATTACACACCTCAGTTTAATAGCTTTAGGAACTATTTCCAGCGAGTAACCTATCGATTTGGTGGCTTCTATGAAAATATGCCTTTTGAGATTAACAATCAGCAAATAAATCGTTATGGCATTACTTTTGGGCTTGGGTTACCTATGGGGAAATCGAGCGACCCTTCTGAGTTGAACATTGGCATTGAATTGGGGCAACAAGGAACGAAAGAAAATAACCTGATAAAAGAAAGCTTTGCGAACTTACGCTTAGGTTTTAATTTGAGCGACACGTGGTTCCAAAAAAGAAAATATGATTAA
- the deoC gene encoding deoxyribose-phosphate aldolase, which translates to MKEYLDSTYLKTPEQSDLSVQETEQRVVDLVQEAIENRFKAVMIRPGYVKLAKKIVDKAQSRVKVGTVIGFHEGINTIKEKIQEAERAIDDGADELDFVLNFQQLKNGNLDFVKEEVKTGNDLVLNKGRVIKWIIETAALTDEQIAEASELIREVTLEYLPSKTDEVFVKSSTGFYTTKDGSPNGATPHAIEIMLKHAHPLPVKAAGGIRNVEEAKKLIRMGVKRLGTSSAKEIVDGNEVEGY; encoded by the coding sequence ATGAAAGAATATTTAGATTCAACGTATTTAAAAACCCCTGAACAGTCAGATCTATCAGTGCAAGAAACCGAGCAAAGAGTCGTTGATTTAGTTCAAGAAGCCATTGAAAATAGATTCAAAGCAGTAATGATTCGCCCTGGCTATGTGAAATTGGCAAAAAAAATAGTAGACAAGGCACAGAGTCGAGTGAAAGTGGGAACGGTAATTGGATTTCATGAGGGAATCAATACCATCAAAGAAAAAATTCAAGAAGCAGAGCGAGCCATAGATGATGGTGCAGATGAGTTGGATTTTGTTCTGAATTTTCAGCAACTGAAAAATGGAAATTTAGATTTCGTGAAAGAAGAAGTGAAGACTGGAAATGACCTGGTGTTGAACAAAGGACGCGTTATCAAATGGATAATAGAAACTGCTGCTTTGACTGATGAGCAAATAGCAGAAGCAAGTGAACTAATCAGAGAAGTAACTTTAGAGTATTTACCAAGCAAAACAGATGAGGTTTTTGTGAAATCTTCCACAGGATTCTATACTACAAAAGATGGAAGCCCCAATGGAGCTACGCCTCACGCTATAGAAATTATGCTGAAACACGCACATCCGCTGCCAGTGAAAGCGGCTGGAGGCATCAGAAATGTGGAAGAGGCCAAAAAACTGATAAGAATGGGCGTAAAACGCTTGGGGACTTCATCTGCCAAAGAAATCGTAGATGGAAACGAGGTGGAAGGTTATTAA
- a CDS encoding PfkB family carbohydrate kinase — MSLVTVGSVAFDEIITPFGESGKILGGAGTFISLAASLLGVENVLVSVVGEDFPQKNLDFLVEKGIDISGIEIKEGEKTFFWKGQYHNDMNSRDTLVTELNSLGNFQPKVPANWRNPEVLMLGNLHPLVQESVLNQVEKPRLVVLDTMNFWMDSAWDDLLKVIKKVSVLAINDEEARQLSGEYSLRKAAKAILKMGPQFLIIKKGEHGALFFHEDEIFFSPALPLEEVFDPTGAGDTFAGGFAAYLAKTKDYSFENMKNAIIIGCALASFTVEKFGVEKLASVTKENLAERIKKFKKLSHFNLNVENFI; from the coding sequence ATGAGTTTAGTAACAGTAGGATCGGTTGCTTTTGATGAAATTATTACTCCGTTTGGCGAAAGTGGTAAAATTTTGGGTGGAGCCGGCACGTTCATTAGTTTAGCAGCATCATTATTGGGTGTTGAAAACGTCTTAGTTTCTGTCGTAGGAGAAGATTTTCCGCAGAAGAATTTGGATTTTTTGGTAGAAAAAGGCATTGATATTAGCGGAATTGAAATAAAGGAAGGCGAAAAAACTTTCTTCTGGAAAGGGCAATACCACAATGATATGAACTCGCGAGACACACTCGTCACCGAGCTGAATTCTTTGGGGAATTTTCAGCCCAAAGTTCCTGCCAATTGGCGAAATCCAGAAGTACTGATGTTGGGTAATTTGCATCCTTTGGTGCAGGAGTCCGTTTTGAATCAAGTAGAAAAACCTCGTTTGGTAGTTCTGGATACGATGAATTTTTGGATGGATTCGGCTTGGGATGATTTGCTAAAAGTCATTAAAAAAGTAAGCGTTTTGGCGATAAATGATGAAGAAGCTCGGCAACTTTCTGGCGAATATAGTTTAAGAAAAGCTGCAAAAGCGATTTTAAAAATGGGTCCTCAATTTTTAATTATAAAAAAAGGAGAGCACGGCGCATTATTTTTCCATGAGGATGAAATCTTTTTCTCTCCAGCGCTTCCTTTAGAAGAGGTTTTTGACCCAACGGGAGCAGGCGATACTTTTGCTGGCGGTTTTGCAGCCTATTTGGCCAAAACAAAAGATTATAGTTTTGAGAATATGAAAAACGCAATCATCATTGGCTGTGCCTTAGCATCTTTTACGGTAGAAAAATTCGGTGTAGAAAAACTAGCTAGCGTAACCAAGGAAAACCTTGCAGAAAGAATTAAAAAATTTAAGAAACTTTCGCATTTCAACTTAAATGTAGAAAATTTTATATAA